The region CGGTTGAAATACCGCACCATTGCGACCGACCTGCAGGCGAACATCCCGCAAATTCAAGCAAGCTTCGATCAACTGCTGCAGGTGTTGATCAACCTCTGCCTTAACGCCGCCGACGCCATGGAAGATAAAGCCGACGGCCGACTGACGATCAAAACCTGGAGCCGGGACTCCCGCGTGTATGCGTCGGTCGCCGACACCGGCAGCGGCATTCAGCCGGAGCATCTGCCGCATATCTTTGAGCCCTTTTTCACCACCAAGGGCGATCGGCGGGGAACCGGTCTGGGGCTGTGGGTCAGCTACAATATCATTAAAAACCTGGCCGGCGATATCCAGGTGGTCAGCGAACCAACAGTTGGCACGACGTTCACCCTCTCCTTGCCGGCCTTAACCCGAAACCCGCAAACCAACTGATGGCCGAACGTGTATTAATCGTGGATGACGACGACATCGTCCGGGAAAGCTTGAGCGCCGTGCTGCAGAACCGCGGGTTCGCCTGCGAGCAAGCCGTCGATGGTGAAGAGGCGTTGCAGCGGCTGAGCAAACAAGAGTTCGATGTGGTCATCACGGATCTGGAGATGCCGCGGCTCAACGGCATCGAGCTCATCGAGCGTGCCGCTCTGTTGAACAACCGCACTTCGTTCATACTCATCACCGCCTACGGTTCCATGGAAACCGCCATCGAAGCGCTGCGCAAGGGCGCTTTTGACTATTTACTCAAGCCGCTCAACTTTGACGATGTGGCTATTAAAGTAAAAAAATTACTGGAGCATCGCAGGCTGATGCTGGAAAATCAAGCCCTGCGACAAGAGATCAACAGCCAATATAATTTCTCCAACATCATCGGCGCCGGACCGGCTATCCGTCAGGTGTTCGACACCATCCGACGCGTTTCAGACAGCGACGCCCATGTGCTCATCAGCGGCAACAGCGGCACCGGCAAGGAACTGGTGGCTAAAGCCCTGCACTATAACAGTCCCCGCCGCAAGGGCCGCTTTGTCGCCATCAACTGCGGCGCCATCACTGAATCTATTTTTGAAAGCGAACTCTTTGGCCACAAACGCGGCGCTTTTACCGGCGCTGTGGCAGACAAAGAGGGGTTATTCCAGACCGCTCACAACGGCACTCTGTTTCTGGACGAAATCGGCGAGCTGTCTTTGTCCTCGCAGGCCAAACTGCTCCGCGCGCTGGAGACCAAAGAGATCCTGCCGGTGGGCGGCACCACCTTCCTCAGTATTGATGCGCGCATCATCGCCGCCACCCATCGTGATCTTGTTCAGGAGGTGCATCAGGGCCGCTTTCGTGAAGATCTATATTACCGGCTGGCGGTTATCGAAATTCGACTGCCCTCGCTCAGTGAACGGCGTGAGGATATTCCCCTGCTGGTGCATCATTTTATCAACAAATACAACCGGCAGATGAACCGATCGGTCAAAGGCGTGGAGCCGGCGGTCATGCAGGCGCTGATGCAACATACCTGGAAGGGAGAAGTGCGCGAGCTGGAAAACATCATCGAACGGCTGATGATTTTCGCCAGCAGTGAAATTCTGCGCGCCGACGATCTGCCCGGGGAGGTTCTGCAAATCAAAGAGGCCCGAAAAGAGATGCAGACGGAAATCCTTAGAGAGGCGGTAAAAAAATTTGAGCGCGATTATATCTCTCGTCAACTCGAAAGCCAGGACGGTCATCGCGGTAAGACCGCGCGCGCGCTGGGGATCAGCGAAGCGACGCTGTATCGCAAAATGGAGGAACTGGGCATCGGCTGATCCAGCCGCGCTGTTCCAGGCCGGTTTCTTTCGAGGGCCTTCTCTTTAGCCTGCTCTCCGTTTATCAACATACCGTTTACAAGCTTACGGATTGTTCTAGCCCCATAAACCTGTTACAATTTATATAGAAACAACAGAATATCTCGCCATATAAGATAAATATTTAAATGGTCATTATCACTTTTTCTGAAACAAATAACAAAAATTATCAGTATATTATTGACCAATCGCTTTTTTATTCCCAACCAAATGTAGCTTTTCTTGGCAAAAGCGGTCACGATCATAACCAGGATTCTTTTTTTACCGCTGCCCGGTAAAAAATCCTTCGGAGGTATGGATGAGACTGAAAAAAGCCTATGGCTTGTTGTGCATATTCCTCTTCACTGGTGAGGCCGGTTTAATTGCTCAGGACAAACTGGCGCTCACGATCGAGGAGAGCGTTCGACAGGCCTTGGAAAAAAATCCGGAAATTAAAATGGCGGAAAAAGAGGTGGCCAAAGCCCGGGCGGGCGTGTGGGAGGCCGCTTCGAATATTCTACCGCAGGTCAACGGCTACGCCAATCTGCAACACGCCTGGGATATCCAACAACAGACCATCCCCAATTTTCTGAAACCCATGCTGGGCCCTCTGGCGAACCTGATCCCCGAGTTGGCGGGCATGCCCGATTATGTGCAGCTCTCCTTTGGCATGGAGAACACATTGATCTACGGAGCAACCTTGACGCAGCCGCTCTTTCTCGGCGGCGCCGGCGTGTCCGGCGTGCAGATGGCGCTGGCGGGGAAACGTGCGGCTGAACAGAATCTCGAATCCAAGCGCCAGAACCTGATCTATCAAACCGCCAGCGCGTTTTACGCCTGTCTGCTGGCGCAGGAACTGGTGGCGGTGCAGGAGGAAGCTTTGGCTCAGGCGCAAGCCAACCTCGACGTGGTAACCAAAAAACATGCGGTGGGATCAGCGTCCGGATTTGACAAAATGCGCGCAGAGGTGGAAGTGGCCAATCTCAAGCCGGAAGTGATTTCAGCGAAAAACAATCTGCAGTCCGCGGTCACCGGATTGCGGACCGTACTCGGGCTGCCGCGCACCACCGACATCAAAGTAGAAGGCGCGTTGGCGTATATGGACGATGATTTCAGCAACATGAGTCTAGCCGAGTTTCAAAACCAGGCCCTGGCCGCCAGACCCGAGATCCTGGCGGTCAAGGAACAAAAAATCATCAGCGGCAAGGGCGTCACGGTGGCGGCCAGCAGCTTTATGCCCAAGCTGTTTTTTCAGACCGACTATTCCTATATGGCGATGAAGAACGATATCAAGTTCGGCCATGGAGATTTCAGCAAGGGTTTCACCTCTGCGATCAGTTTGCAGCTGCCGCTGTTCACCGGCTTTAAAAACAGCAAGCAGTATCAAAAGGCGCGGCTGGATCACAAAATCATGGTCGATGCCGAAAAGCAGATTTTCGACGGCATTGCATCGGATGCAGAGATGAGCTACAACAAATTTCAGGAAGCGCGCCAGAAATATCAGGCCGCCAAGGAATCCTCCATCCTCGCTCAGGAGGCCCTGCGCCTCGCCAATTTGATGTATGAGGAAGGGGCCAACACCCAGCTGGATGTCCTCAACTCTCAGCTGGCCGTGAATCGCGCCAAGCTCAATTATGTCTCTTCTCTTTTTGAATATCAGATGGCCCGTTATCAGTTGCGCAAGGCTGTCGGTAAATTAACTGATGTACTCTAGCAGATCTCGAAAAGGAGAGAATCCATGCAGCGAAAAATGGCATATGGTCTGATCGTCCTCAGCCTCTCCCTCATGGGGAGCGGATGCGGCAACAAGGAGACTAAAAGTGATGAGACCGCCCGCGTGCCGGTGGAAGTGACACAGGTTCAGACCAGCCGTGTTCTGCAGTCCCTGACCTTCAATGGAGATGTTGAGGCCGAGCTCGAGGTCAAGGTCTTTTCCAAGATACCGGACCGTATCGAGAAATATTATGTCGATGAAGGAAGCTTTGT is a window of bacterium DNA encoding:
- a CDS encoding two-component sensor histidine kinase, translated to RLKYRTIATDLQANIPQIQASFDQLLQVLINLCLNAADAMEDKADGRLTIKTWSRDSRVYASVADTGSGIQPEHLPHIFEPFFTTKGDRRGTGLGLWVSYNIIKNLAGDIQVVSEPTVGTTFTLSLPALTRNPQTN
- a CDS encoding sigma-54-dependent Fis family transcriptional regulator, with protein sequence MAERVLIVDDDDIVRESLSAVLQNRGFACEQAVDGEEALQRLSKQEFDVVITDLEMPRLNGIELIERAALLNNRTSFILITAYGSMETAIEALRKGAFDYLLKPLNFDDVAIKVKKLLEHRRLMLENQALRQEINSQYNFSNIIGAGPAIRQVFDTIRRVSDSDAHVLISGNSGTGKELVAKALHYNSPRRKGRFVAINCGAITESIFESELFGHKRGAFTGAVADKEGLFQTAHNGTLFLDEIGELSLSSQAKLLRALETKEILPVGGTTFLSIDARIIAATHRDLVQEVHQGRFREDLYYRLAVIEIRLPSLSERREDIPLLVHHFINKYNRQMNRSVKGVEPAVMQALMQHTWKGEVRELENIIERLMIFASSEILRADDLPGEVLQIKEARKEMQTEILREAVKKFERDYISRQLESQDGHRGKTARALGISEATLYRKMEELGIG
- a CDS encoding TolC family protein, whose amino-acid sequence is MRLKKAYGLLCIFLFTGEAGLIAQDKLALTIEESVRQALEKNPEIKMAEKEVAKARAGVWEAASNILPQVNGYANLQHAWDIQQQTIPNFLKPMLGPLANLIPELAGMPDYVQLSFGMENTLIYGATLTQPLFLGGAGVSGVQMALAGKRAAEQNLESKRQNLIYQTASAFYACLLAQELVAVQEEALAQAQANLDVVTKKHAVGSASGFDKMRAEVEVANLKPEVISAKNNLQSAVTGLRTVLGLPRTTDIKVEGALAYMDDDFSNMSLAEFQNQALAARPEILAVKEQKIISGKGVTVAASSFMPKLFFQTDYSYMAMKNDIKFGHGDFSKGFTSAISLQLPLFTGFKNSKQYQKARLDHKIMVDAEKQIFDGIASDAEMSYNKFQEARQKYQAAKESSILAQEALRLANLMYEEGANTQLDVLNSQLAVNRAKLNYVSSLFEYQMARYQLRKAVGKLTDVL